The genome window GTAAGCTCCGGCTCAGCTGAGACTCCAATGCGCTTACTCCCCATGTCTCCGAATGCACGACTGTTGGCTAGGCCTGCAATGCGCTCCTCGCCGAAACTATCGCCAGAAACCATTGACCCAGCAGGTGCATAGCGTCGCAAACGGCGGCTTTCGGTAGGTGTACTAGGGTGATGATCAGATGTCAGAGGCTGTGCTAAACCAGTGGCGGTATCGCAAAGAAGGATGCGACTGTCGCCAACATGGGCGCATAACAACGTGGACTGGGCCGCTGGGTGCCAAAATGGGGCAGGCGTTGGAGTAGAGATAAGTACTACAGAAGCTGTCGAGCCGCCTTTAAAGCGCTCCGGGCCCCCTATACCATGACCAGAGGGTGTGGACGGGTGGCCGAAGACTTCATCGTTATTAACAGGAGTATCGGCACCTTTGGTATCGTTGGGGTCAATCTTTCGAGCTTGCGCAGACACAAAGTCGAGATCAGCACGAAGGAAGGCGTATGTAAGCACTGATTCTATCGTGATCTTGTGCCCTTCCCCTGGATTGTCATCTCGCGAGAGAACAAAGTGTTCGGGGTGAAAGCGCCTGAAATAGCCACCGATAGTTTCTCTGTACTCCTTGACCAAGTTTTTCTCCATACGAATCGCTTTGGCCAGGTCTGAGACTGGGGCAGCCGGCGATGCTGCGCTGTGTATTCGTTCCCCATGTACGGGCTTATCGGAAAGGCCACCATTGCTTGCACTGGGGACATTCATTTCGCTTTTAACCTCCTCTGGTCCCTTCATGGGCACAGCGTCGAGCGCCTCGCGTTTTGTTGAAGGGCTCTTAGTCGACTGAATTGGCTGTGATGGACGAACTTGTTTGTGCTTATGATCATGGTGATGATTATGGATGCCCTCACGGCCAGGTTTCCTCTTCCGCAAGCTGCTCTGCAGGCCGAACTCCTCCGAGGCTTTTTCTATATAACCCGGTAGCTCATCCCGGACGAAATCCGCGCATTCGGTTCCACCATGACCGTCGAAAACACCAAAGTAGAAGATTTGAGGGTCTCCCCAAGCACTATCAGCCGCTGTAGCTTCCCCTGGTTTTTGTTGCACGCTCCTAGGTGCCCTCTTGGCGAAGGCCGGAAGGCTGATGGTGCCAGCCTGTTCTCGATCTTCATTGTAGGGTCGACTTCCCCGATCTGTCGCGACACCAAGATGGTGTTTCGCCCTCCGCATGGGAATGCGTACCACAGTCAAGTCTCGGGTTGACGGGATATAAGGCGGGGCGACAGCGGGGACTGGGCCGGAGCTTGGGGTGTGAGGGGTCGCAGCATCGCGAGGAAGTTTATGACCAGGCCCACGAGGACGAGAGTCGGGATGGACAGATGACGAAGGGAGGTGTGTCACAAAGTAGGTATGAAATCCTTGTGTACCGTAGGTTTCAACTGCCAGCGGCGAGGACAACCCAAGCTGCAATCCCGGACGTGTAAGCCGAGCCTGTCGCGAACTCCCGGTCAATGTCGCGCATGTCGAATAGAACGTCGTAAGCCGGGTATATTCAATATGCCTATGGTTTCTTCGTGCTCGCTGCAACGCGTCTGTGTGTGCGAAGCGATTCGGGGTTGTCAACGGTCGGGCTGAGATCTTAAGGAGCTGGATCGCAGGGGTTGCTGTTGAATCGATGGCGCGAGTAAACTGGGCCATTGTCGATGCTCGACAAAGAAAGTTGTATATAGCTGGCTTTGCCAGTCCTCGGTCATCAGCGTCCTTTGAAGAACTGGAGCGCTGTGCAGGCTACAGTCTGCAATGCCATCGGGCGAGTTGTGGAAAGTTAATAGCGTGAGGGAGCGGATGGGTATAGGGTTGGTTTGGCTGATTCCTGATCGGGTGAGGGACCAAACGAAGTCGTCGAGTTGTCTGCACGAGAATCAGAGAGTCATATAATCCAAAGTCGGTTTAGTAGATGATCTTGTCAGCCTCGAAGCGAAACATGACCATGGAAATGAGCGAAGGATAAAGGATCGGGTGTTCAGTTGCTCGTCGGAAAGTGACGATATTGGATATTGACTTCCTAAGTGGAGCCTACCAAAGGTGGTCTCGCACTTAGATAAGATTGCCCAATCACGTCCTACCAAACCCAGGCTTCAGGCGGCACAACGAGAATTCAGCGGGGATCCCATCGGGAGTCAGGGGCGGGAATCTTCGTTCAACCGCTAAAACCAACGACTCAGGGAGCTCCGTGGTTGTCTCCGTAAACCACTTGTAACAGTCCACACGACACCTACAAGGGCTGGATAATGAGAAAATGGGAGTATACGAACTACAAAGCTGTAGAGTTTGGATGAGAAAGTCTCTGGCCGTGATCTGAGCTAATTCTTATGTGAATGCCAACGGAAAATGCCCAAACCGAAGGCTTCTGTTGTCTGAAATGTTTCCCCGGAATTCGGATTTTAACATCACAGTGGCGGGGTACGTACTCGGGCTACCTTTTTTGGACGTCATCCCAACCAGGCAGAGCCTGAGATCTTATCATTTTCACTATTGGACAGCAcgctttaaagactttttctTCAACTGAACACCACCTATCAACACACGGCATTCGGCCTTTCAGTACTTTAGGCCTCTACACAGGCTGACTGACATCTCCATGTCGACAGAAATCCATCATCTAGCAAATGGGCGAGTCTGGGACTACAACATCCGCCGAGGCGGACGGGTCAGAGGCTTCTAAGAAAGATGTGCCTCCCTTGGTAGAAATCGATCCCGCTGGTGAAATTGTCTTGGATGTAACCTTTGAGACTTCCGTCAGTACTCTCAACAAAACTCGCAAGGCTGAGCTTGCTGCCAGGAGAAAAGCTGGCACTCAGCCCCCTGATCGCTCGTCTTTGAAGTCAAAAGTCCGGGTGGCATATCGGGTCAATCTGGGAGCTTTGAAAAAACACTCAAAGTACTTTTCGAATCTCTTATCCAACTCTCAATTTAGGGAAGCCAAGCTTATCTCGGATATACATGAGAGGCTTGCCCAGCTTAAGATCAATGTCAATGAGGCAGATGTCGAGGACTTACCCTGGATTCCCATTaccgacgatgacgatgcaaCCAAAGCGGCTGGTCGTGAAAAAGCCATGGAAGATATTCTGAATATCATACACCAGCGGCCAACAAGGACTTCACGTGGAACCATGTCATACGTAACCACGCTAGCAATCGTTGCTGATCGCTTCGATTGCGTGGCAGCTGTTGCTCGGGTTCTGAACACAGACCTCAAGTTTAAATGGCCGTTGACGTCAAACAAACCTCTGCGCAGTGACGATGGACGACCTACAGAGACAGAACAGGTCTTGCGCCAGAAGGTTCTGGTCGCGTGGCTATTGGGACAACCCATGCGCCTGCAACAGTCAACTCGAGAACTCATTATGCGAGGATCAAGTCTCTGGAGTGAGTTTTATGATACCGATGCTGATATGACTGCTGCATGGTGGAATCTGCCTGATGGCTTAGAGGGTAAGTAAACAATATGAGGCCCGAGGCGCAGATACAGTGCTAATTCTTCTCCAGAGGAGCTACGGCACAGGCGTGACCGTATCCTCAACACCGTCTCCTCTGTCCAACGGCATTTCCTCGCATTGTTCTCATCTCGAGAGAGACAGTGTAAACTCGGGTATGACTCGAGTGCGGCATGTGACTCTTACCAGCTTGGTCAAATGCTCAAATTCCTGGTGAACAAGAATttactcttcctcgtcgactACAGCCCAGCGTCGTTGAACATGGTTCCTGACACTGCGATgatcgagattgaggagctCCTTTCAACGCTTCAGCAGTGCCCAAGCTATCAAATTGACAAGCATCATACGAATTGCGGGTTACGAGTTCGACTGGAACCAATCCTGAGTTACATGCGGTCAATGCTCTCAGCGGGTGTCATCGCAATACCGTATGCCGATTGGAAAAAGAGGCCGACTGAAATATCGTGGCTAGCTCTGAGAGAACACACTGTCGGCGACAAAGATTATCACCCCAAAAAGTTTCAGTTTACACGTGCCATTGCCAACGATCAAAGGTTACGTTACGAAGGAGCACTTTATGTAGACAAAATGGCAAAGGCTATGTTCATGGCTGATGAATGGGATTGGACTCCTGAAAATTGATAATATAGAACAAGACTTGCTTGTTGTGTGTAATTGGATATAGACCAAGCTAGGCTCATAAAGTCGTTAGAAAGCTAAGTGAATTATACAATGAGCCATCTGCAGATGAGTCCTCGACTCTCTTCACATATATTCTTTTAGGCGGTAGTAGTCTTCTCTGTTGCTGTGTTCTTGGGAGTTGAGCTGGCGTGGCTctcggcatcatcaacagcgtTGGCAGGAGCCTTAGCCTTTCCGAAAGGCAGTCTGCCATGTGTCTCCTTGAAACGCATGACGATGAAACCAATCATGACGCAAATCCAGTATAGGTTATAGGAGATGACAGAGCCATAAGTAGCGGAGTTTGTCCAGCCAAGAATGGCATTGAAGATACCCCAGCCGTTCTGAATAGCTTCGGTGGAGGCACAACACTAAAGACTTGTTAGAATATGGAAGGAAGGTTTGTCAGATCAAGACATACGTTGACGTGCCAGACACTCTGGTCAATATCATAGGAACCAGGCCCGTTTCCAaactcatcagcttcaccaCCAATGTACTCGTTCCACTTGGCCATCTCGAAACTCCAGACAGAGCGAGAAAAGAGACCGGCACCCACGAGGTACAAGAGGCAGGTCGAGAGAACGAGGAAGAGTTGAAGTTTGGTGCTCGCGCCACCCCTGAGTCCAGTTAGTCGCTGAAGGTCATCGCACTTGTATATGTAGCACTTACTTGTAAAGGAGATAGCCAACACAGCAACCGGCAAAGAGGCCGACAACAGTTGGGAGAGGAATGGACTTGGCTGAAGCAGAAAAGGACACACcagcgacgaagacgacggcCTCAATACCTTCTCGAAGGACGGTGACAAAAGGCAAGACGAACATAGCGTACTTCTCAACGAACTGCTTGAACCATCCCTTGGAACCAGCTTTAATTGGTGATTCGAGAGCCTTTGCCAGCTTGACTCGCCACTTTGCCTGCATCTTTCCGATACGGAGCAGAGCTGCGCCCATGACGGAGATGATTAGGGATGCAAAGAGACAGAATGCACCTTCATAGTAGTACTCGTTCTTCTCCCATGAGTTCCTGCCAACGGTGTAGAAGACACCAATGACAGCGGCGGCGACAACTAAGCAGATGAAGAAACCAATGCCCGTTCCAAGCCAGACCTGTCACTCTAGTCAGTATCCATGGCAGGTGTAGGGGATATCTCTATTGATTTACCTGACGTCTCAGCTGTTTGTACACTTTGATGTCACCATTGGGACCGTCAAGGGTTTGCTTGAGGAAAGCAAGCAAGACAGAAACGATGATGACAGTCTCAAGAGTCTCTCGAAAGACAACAAGGAAGACGGGAACCGCAAAGACGTCTACAGCCATGTTGACAGTAGACAGTTGATATTATTGTGTTGTGCAGTTGAGTCACTTGAGAGAGCTGTGTTGGGCTCAAGATAAGAGAGGAGCTGTCTTGAGCTCAAGTATAAGGGGATACAGTCAAGTGAGAAATATGAGACTGTCAAGAAGAGGGTGTGGTAACGGAGATATTGGATTTGATGTTACACTTGGTTCGTTTTGGGATTGGAGCAGCTTGTGAACGATCCAGTCATCACAGGCTGCCGATCAGATAACTTTTTTACTCTTACGAGAAGAAAAAGCTAGAGCAGGGGATCAAAAGACACACGATCTGATTTAGTATCCGCATTACAACCTTGTAAGCTAAGCTTGTTGGCTAAGCGTATACTTAGACGAGTTGCACTTTTGAGATGCCGCAAGGATCAGCAGAGTAAAGCGCGGAatgcaaaaaaaaaaaacaaaagaacATCGAGCACGAGGACCTGGTCGAGAATGAAACGCGAGCTACCGAGTACCGGAGCAATGGTCAGAAAGCAGCCCATGATCGGGCTTGTTTGGGTTGTTGGATGGTTGGTGGCTTGCTGCTGCTAAGGTTAGCTCGTCGACGCTCGGCAAGGAATTGCCGTAACGTGGGATGTTTCCTCATGGGGCGACCttaatcaatcaatcagatAATGCTGTGACTGCAGATTAAGGGTGTGAATGTCCTAGATTTCCCGCAACTGGGCTGTTTCTTATTTTGATGCTTAACGTTTAACTTGAAGTGACTTTGGGGCCCTCATTGTGCACGCACTTCTTCAAGCTGAACCACACAACTCGAAAGTCGGCTCCAAGACAATGGAAGAAGACTCATTGAAGAAGCTACATTGGTGGAAGCTTAGGACAGCTCCGTGTCTCATAGCACCCCACAATGTGACCTCGGATCCCAGTCGAGGGTCAAATG of Fusarium musae strain F31 chromosome 5, whole genome shotgun sequence contains these proteins:
- a CDS encoding hypothetical protein (EggNog:ENOG41~BUSCO:EOG09261KRX), translating into MAQFTRAIDSTATPAIQLLKISARPLTTPNRFAHTDALQRARRNHRHIEYTRLTTFYSTCATLTGSSRQARLTRPGLQLGLSSPLAVETYGTQGFHTYFVTHLPSSSVHPDSRPRGPGHKLPRDAATPHTPSSGPVPAVAPPYIPSTRDLTVVRIPMRRAKHHLGVATDRGSRPYNEDREQAGTISLPAFAKRAPRSVQQKPGEATAADSAWGDPQIFYFGVFDGHGGTECADFVRDELPGYIEKASEEFGLQSSLRKRKPGREGIHNHHHDHKHKQVRPSQPIQSTKSPSTKREALDAVPMKGPEEVKSEMNVPSASNGGLSDKPVHGERIHSAASPAAPVSDLAKAIRMEKNLVKEYRETIGGYFRRFHPEHFVLSRDDNPGEGHKITIESVLTYAFLRADLDFVSAQARKIDPNDTKGADTPVNNDEVFGHPSTPSGHGIGGPERFKGGSTASVVLISTPTPAPFWHPAAQSTLLCAHVGDSRILLCDTATGLAQPLTSDHHPSTPTESRRLRRYAPAGSMVSGDSFGEERIAGLANSRAFGDMGSKRIGVSAEPELTRVEMGPAQYSFLVLMTDGISGTLSDQEIVDVVKEARTPEDGARNIVKYATEVSSDGDNATCQVVRLGGWERRSEGGLGSLGTKEIRDARIAEAQDPRRGKR
- a CDS encoding hypothetical protein (EggNog:ENOG41): MGESGTTTSAEADGSEASKKDVPPLVEIDPAGEIVLDVTFETSVSTLNKTRKAELAARRKAGTQPPDRSSLKSKVRVAYRVNLGALKKHSKYFSNLLSNSQFREAKLISDIHERLAQLKINVNEADVEDLPWIPITDDDDATKAAGREKAMEDILNIIHQRPTRTSRGTMSYVTTLAIVADRFDCVAAVARVLNTDLKFKWPLTSNKPLRSDDGRPTETEQVLRQKVLVAWLLGQPMRLQQSTRELIMRGSSLWSEFYDTDADMTAAWWNLPDGLEEELRHRRDRILNTVSSVQRHFLALFSSRERQCKLGYDSSAACDSYQLGQMLKFLVNKNLLFLVDYSPASLNMVPDTAMIEIEELLSTLQQCPSYQIDKHHTNCGLRVRLEPILSYMRSMLSAGVIAIPYADWKKRPTEISWLALREHTVGDKDYHPKKFQFTRAIANDQRLRYEGALYVDKMAKAMFMADEWDWTPEN
- a CDS encoding hypothetical protein (EggNog:ENOG41); amino-acid sequence: MAVDVFAVPVFLVVFRETLETVIIVSVLLAFLKQTLDGPNGDIKVYKQLRRQVWLGTGIGFFICLVVAAAVIGVFYTVGRNSWEKNEYYYEGAFCLFASLIISVMGAALLRIGKMQAKWRVKLAKALESPIKAGSKGWFKQFVEKYAMFVLPFVTVLREGIEAVVFVAGVSFSASAKSIPLPTVVGLFAGCCVGYLLYKGGASTKLQLFLVLSTCLLYLVGAGLFSRSVWSFEMAKWNEYIGGEADEFGNGPGSYDIDQSVWHVNCCASTEAIQNGWGIFNAILGWTNSATYGSVISYNLYWICVMIGFIVMRFKETHGRLPFGKAKAPANAVDDAESHASSTPKNTATEKTTTA